Below is a window of Nicotiana tabacum cultivar K326 chromosome 19, ASM71507v2, whole genome shotgun sequence DNA.
TTAAGCTTTGTGCCATTTGAGCCTTCATTTGCATCAGTTGAGCTTGCAGGTATGCAACCTAACAAATATAACCaaattcaaatcaattaccaGGAGAAAAAAATAACTTGAGAATTTACAATAGAAAACCACTATCTATTTTATTGAGTACTTTGGTTGAAACTTTGAAAGCATTAAGGCATGTTCTCATACTAGAATTGTGTTTTGACCTTGTCCAAGTAGTATTATGTAAAATATTTTCCTGAAAACATTTATACTGAAGAAATTTTTTGGGAAAAACATAAGTGAAAGAAgtccttttttcccttttaatgaaaaatattttattttttaaaaaaaacatctTTTGATGGTTGGTGGCTAGAAAGGGACTCAATTTCTTCCTTCATACCAAAAACGCCCTCAATCTAAAACAAATTAAGCAATAAGTATTATAGACATTTTATAAGCAGCGTTCTCAAAGAGTTGCTTCACATAGTAAATCATACTTCCCATTATCAACAAGTTTCCATTTCATACTTCAAAGGGTTTAAGGACATATAGCAGGAAATATAGAAGAAGAATGGCAAACATAAGGAtaaggatttaacttatatacgcAAAGAAATTATTTACTTGGAAGATTGAAGTTACCTGCTGTTGTAAAGCGAAGATATGAGCAACACAACCATAGACAGGATCTTTGATCCTAGCTTGAGCTTCATAAGCAATGGTAACAACAGCTTCACAGCGATCAGCCACTGGAACATGCAGCAACAATTTAGAAACATTACTTGCTCCAAACACCTTATGTATTGCTGCAAATCTAGCTGGCCCTTGTTCTGAACAAAAATAAGGAGCAAATATACAGTCAGCAGCACACTTGCGGCGCAAAAATTTGCATGCACCACAAGGTGACCCTGTCCCAGAAGCCATAGCAATTAGAACACACGGTTggttcaaaaagaaaagaaaagaaagagaagaaaaaagagacaCACGAACACACTAGGAAATGGTGCAGATATGAAACTGAGAGGAAGATAATTAGGTGGGGTTAATAGTGGACTTATGGGGAGTTTTTATAAGGAATGTTAATGGATGGGGACATAGAAGTTCTCTGTGCAGGGTTCTAAGGGGACATTTATTAATAGCTTCTGcattatacacacacacacacatatatatatatatatatatatatatatatatatatatatatattccataaAAGATTTGTTTGacgatttttttaaataattatttatgttaTTAATATAATTTGGTCTATTGTAGtcgatttttgttttatttttcagatAACTAGTCGCATTTATTGTAagtagttaattttagttatctTTTAGGTTATATAAGTATAAAAGCTCTTTTATATTGTAAGTAGAAGCGAATTCGGCAAgggtttatttgaatttttttcgtcgaaaaattatattatgtatataaagtatatatatatatatatatatatatatatataaagagagagcAGATATTAGATCTGCTTTGGCACAAGTCAAGAAATGTTTGAATGTTTATTTCCTTATATTTTGAATTCTGTTACTAATTGTCCTCGCATCTGCCACTGAAATGTATCTTTTATTCATAGCTTATAGTGTGtatatattatttgatttgttaAGTTTCTTAGAGCAGATTAGCTTAATATGCATTAGTATATTAGTTCCAATTGAGGAAGAAAAGcccaatatttttttatttcttttttgtagTGTTTGTTTACCA
It encodes the following:
- the LOC107769170 gene encoding LOB domain-containing protein 16-like; translated protein: MASGTGSPCGACKFLRRKCAADCIFAPYFCSEQGPARFAAIHKVFGASNVSKLLLHVPVADRCEAVVTIAYEAQARIKDPVYGCVAHIFALQQQVAYLQAQLMQMKAQMAQSLINNSRNSENSYPQWPNNMAASVGLMASSFPANNNNNNNPTFTMNSNSSPQSSLESIDHYSDGVNVQEIQSRDQVFYQAAYTTSRKRSSQTELGELQALALRMMKN